GCAAGACGTCGGCGCTGCGGACGCTCGCGCGTTCGTGGCGCGACTGGTGCCAGGTGGACTGCGTGCTGGATCCGGAGCGGCTGTTCAGCGACGTCGGCTATCTGATGGACATCGCGATCGGCGAGGACGACGGGACGGCGAAGGGCCGCTGGCGGCTGCTGCTCCTGGAGGACTGCGACGAGCTGATCCGCGGCGAGGCCAAGCACACGGCGGGCCAGGCCCTTTCGCGGCTGCTCAACCTGACGGACGGCCTGCTCGGCCAGGGCAGGAACGTGCTGGTGGGCGTCACGACCAACGAGGACCTGGAGCGCCTGCACCCCGCGGTGGTCCGCCCCGGCCGCTGTCTGGCCCGCGTGGAGGTGGGCCCGCTGACGCGACCCGAGGCGGTGGAGTGGCTCGGCACGGAGGAAGGGGTGCCCCGCGAGGGCGCGACCCTCGCGGAACTCTTCGCCCTGCGCCGCGGCACGTCGCCGACGTCGGTACCGGGGCAGCGGGAGGGGGCGGATTCGGGGCTGTATCTGTAGCCGCGGGTGTTCCCGTGTGCTCTCTACCCGGCGTCCCCGTACGCCGCGCGCAGCGCGTCCCGCACCGCCGCGAGCGCGGCGTCCTCCGTGAGGCCGAGCCTGCGGGCCCGCTCGGCGTACGCCTGCGCCTCGGCCGCCGCGGCCCGCGCCGCCGCATCCCCCGCCGCCGCGACGAACGTCCCGTTCCGCCCGCGGGTCTCGATGACCCCGTCGGCCTCCAGCGCCCGGTAGGCCTTGGCCACCGTGTTGGCGGCGAGTCCGAGGGTTTCGGCGAGCCCCCGCACGGTGGGCAGTTTGTAGCCGGCGGGCAGCGCTCCGGACCTCGCCTGTTCGGCGATCCGGGCGCGCACCTGCTCGTACGGCGCGTCGCTCGCGCCCCCGTCGATGTCGATCTTCAGCGTCACGGGGTGATTGTCCCGCACGGGGGCGCCCCCGCGGCACATGCCGTGCGTCGCGCGGCCTCGGAAAATGAGGAGCGGTGCGGCGCGTCCCACCCGTAGCGTGCGGCCCATGACAGTGATCGTCCGAGCCCTCGACCACGGTGGGCCGACAGCCGCCGCGGACGACGCGGGCTTCGCCGCCGTACGCCGGGCCTGCGTGCCCGCCATGCTCGCCACGCCCGCCTCGGTCGCCTTCGACCGCGCGCACGCCCATCCGGACGCCGGTTACCGGCAGTTGATCGCGGAGGCCGACGGCGAGGTCATCGGCACGGCGCAGGTCGGCATCGCCTACGACAGCCCCGAGCCCGGCAAGGGCTACGCCAACATCTACGTACATCCCGAGCGGCTCGGCCGGGGCGCCGGGACGCTGCTCCTGCGCACGGCGGAGGAGTACCTCGCCGACGCGGGCGTGAGGGAGGTCTACTCCTGGGTCCTCGACGAGCCCGTGAACCTCGCCTTCGCCGCCCGCCACGGCTACCGGGCGCGGCGCAGCGCGCACTTCCTCCGTCTCGACCTGGCGCACGGCACGCTGCCGTCCCGCCGCGAGCCGCCGGGCGGGGTCGAACTGGTCTCCGGCTCGGTGTACGCGGACGACGCGCGCCCGCTGTTCGCGCTGGACGCGGAGACGGCGGCGGACGAACCGAGTGACGTGGGCGCCGAGTTCACGGACTACGAGCACTGGCTCGCCGAGACCTGGCGCCACCCGCTGGTCAGCCAGGAGCTCACCACGGTGGCCCTCGTGGACGGGGTTCCGGCGGCGTTCAGCCTGGCCCGCGCGGACGGCGCGGGGCGCTACGCGTCCAACATGACCGGCACGGCCCGGGCCCAGCGCGGCCGCGGCCTGGCGAAGCTCGCCAAGAACGACTCCCTGCACCGGGCCCGCGCGGCGGGCTGCACGGAGGCGTTCACGGGCAACGACGCCGGGAACGAGCCGATGCTGGCGATCAACAAGTGGTTCGGTTACGAGATCTGCGAGACGGAGGTCCGCCATGTCCGCACCCTCGGCTGACGCGACGGAACCGGACGTCACGGAGGCGGAGCCGGACGCGGCGGCCACGCTGGAGGTCGCGCTCGTCAAGGCGGGCCGTACGAAGATCCGTTACCCCGCGGCGCTGCTGCGCGACGACGGCAACCACCTCACCGTCCGGGCACCCTGGGCGGCCCCCGGGGCCCGCGACTTCGGCTTCGTGCGCTTCGAGCCGGGCGACGTCTTCGTGGAGCACTACTGGCGCGACCGCTGGTACGCGATCAAGGAGGTGTACGCCGCGGACGGGTCCCTCAAGGGCTGGTACTGCGACGTGACCCGCCCGGCCGTCCGCGAAGGCGCCGTCCTCACTGTCGTGGATCTGGACCTGGACCTGTGGGTCTCGGCCGACCGCGGCACCGTACTGCGCCTGGACGAGGACGAGTTCGCGGAGAGCGGGCTCGCCACCACGGACCCGGAGGCGGCAGCCGCGGCGGTCCGCGCCCTGGACGAGTTGGAAGCACTGGCCTTGAGCCGTGCCGACGATGGTCTCAGCTGCCACTGACATTCGGCCCTCGATCAGAAAGCGGGCCCCAAGAGGTCTACGACAGGCCTTGAATGGACATCGGTAAGGCAGGAAGCAGAAGGCAGGGAGGCCGCGATGCGCCAAGTGACCACGCACAAACCCGCCGCCAAGACCGTCAGCCGTCGGGTGCGGGAGCGTCAGGAGGCGGAATCCCAGCCGCAGGAGAGGCCCGAGGTCCGCAAGGACATCCAGCGGACGTGGTGGCCGGACGGCTGAGATGCGGCGGGTGCGGCGGATACGGCGGGTGCGGCCACACCGTCAGCGGTCCTGGACCCGCTTGCGGTAGTGGATCCGGTCGTACGGCCCGTCCGCGCGCCGCTCGACGACCTCGTACCCGTACCGTTCGTAGATCTTCTGGTTCTCCCACATGAGGGCGTTGGTGTAGAGCCGGATCTCGGGAAGCCCCAGCTCGCGCGCGTGGGCTTCCACGAAGGAGAGCAGACGCCGGCCCACCCCCCGCCCCGCGGCATCGGGGTGGACCGCGATCGACTCCAGGAGGAGCCGCCCTTCGTAGGGGCGCGGGACGAGCACCAGGAGACCCACCACGGGGTCCCCGGTGACGTACACGAAGCC
The sequence above is a segment of the Streptomyces sp. Je 1-369 genome. Coding sequences within it:
- a CDS encoding DUF402 domain-containing protein encodes the protein MSAPSADATEPDVTEAEPDAAATLEVALVKAGRTKIRYPAALLRDDGNHLTVRAPWAAPGARDFGFVRFEPGDVFVEHYWRDRWYAIKEVYAADGSLKGWYCDVTRPAVREGAVLTVVDLDLDLWVSADRGTVLRLDEDEFAESGLATTDPEAAAAAVRALDELEALALSRADDGLSCH
- a CDS encoding GNAT family N-acetyltransferase; translation: MTVIVRALDHGGPTAAADDAGFAAVRRACVPAMLATPASVAFDRAHAHPDAGYRQLIAEADGEVIGTAQVGIAYDSPEPGKGYANIYVHPERLGRGAGTLLLRTAEEYLADAGVREVYSWVLDEPVNLAFAARHGYRARRSAHFLRLDLAHGTLPSRREPPGGVELVSGSVYADDARPLFALDAETAADEPSDVGAEFTDYEHWLAETWRHPLVSQELTTVALVDGVPAAFSLARADGAGRYASNMTGTARAQRGRGLAKLAKNDSLHRARAAGCTEAFTGNDAGNEPMLAINKWFGYEICETEVRHVRTLG
- a CDS encoding GNAT family N-acetyltransferase, encoding MTTTEGPTDVRLATAADVPAVRAVTDAAYHRYIERIGLVPKPMEADHAADVAAGFVYVTGDPVVGLLVLVPRPYEGRLLLESIAVHPDAAGRGVGRRLLSFVEAHARELGLPEIRLYTNALMWENQKIYERYGYEVVERRADGPYDRIHYRKRVQDR
- a CDS encoding GntR family transcriptional regulator, translating into MTLKIDIDGGASDAPYEQVRARIAEQARSGALPAGYKLPTVRGLAETLGLAANTVAKAYRALEADGVIETRGRNGTFVAAAGDAAARAAAAEAQAYAERARRLGLTEDAALAAVRDALRAAYGDAG